GGCGGCCACGATCGATTCCGCCTCCTGGACGAAAACGATGGCGCCCTAATCTGCAACCAGTGTTTTCGCGAAAAGAACGGGGACGGGATCGCCGCGGCCCAATGGTTCCTCGGCTGCAATTTTCAAGACGCCATCACCCGTATCGCTGATTATCTCGGCATCGCCCCCGAAGCGAAATCGACCAGGAAGAAGGCTGACCCGGAAGAGCATCTGGAATTCCTCGACTGGAACGACGGACTGGCGAACTACTGGTGCCAGTTCGTCAAGCCGGGCGTTACCCTGGAGGGTCTTCGCCGGATCGGCGCCGAGCGGGTTCGCTACCGCAATCAATACATCTGCCTGGCGATCCCGGTCTATGGCGAAAAGCTGCTCGCCGCCAAGCCGGTCGGCTGGTGCCTCTACCCGATGAGTTGCGACAAGTTGCCGGTCTACTCCAAGGGAAAAGGCCAGCCGACTTGGGAAAAGGTGAAACTGACTGCCGGCTCAGGCCGTGGCGTCGTCGGCAAGTTCACCGCCGAGAACATCGGCCAGGCGTCGACCATCTACAAAGTCGAAGGAGTGACCGACCTACTGACGATCCTCTCCCAGGACGGCCTCGCCACCAGCGAGTGCCCGATCACCAACGCCAGCGGCGCGGGGGAAAAGTGGAAACCCTGGATGCTCGAACTGCTGCGGGATAAAGAATTGGTCGTGATCCACGATTGCGATAAACCGGGCCAAGATGGCGCCGAGTCGCTGCTGGGCATGTCGGCCGCGTATGTCGCTAGCGGGAAGAACGTCATTCCTCCCTACCCCATCAAGCCCGATCACGGCGAAGATTTGCGGGACTGGTTCGGATCATCCGGCAACCTGGAAGTTCTGCGTCGTTGGGCGGCTGAAGCGAAAACCGTCGACGCCGATAAGATCGATTTTGACGACGGGACCGAGGCCGATGACGACCCGTTCCGAATCGCCCGTTGGATCGTGCGAAAAAAATTCACCGTCGACGGCGTTCAGACGTTGGTCAACTGGCGGGAAGAATGGTTCCTCTGGGAGGGGAAACGCTACCGCAATATCTCTCGCCACGAATTCGAGTCGGACCTCTGCGGCTGGGTCAAAGAAGAAATCGACCGCATCTATCAGCAAAACGGCGATCGTGAAAAGAAGAAAATCAAGGTCACCCGTAACCTGATCAGCAACGTGATGGCGGCCGTTCGGCACCACGCGAAAATTTCTGAGCAGATCGAAATCGGCAGCTGGTACGACGGCCGGCGGTGGGAAAAACGCAACCTGGTCGCACTCGAAAATGGCATTCTCGATGTCGACAAGGTTTTGGCGGAAGAGGACGGCGAATTCTCCCCGCACTCGCCACACTGGTTTTCGCCGGTCTGCTTGCC
This sequence is a window from Blastopirellula retiformator. Protein-coding genes within it:
- a CDS encoding phage/plasmid primase, P4 family; protein product: MYDVSLVKSAASGRWSEIFQSLGISADCLTGQHTACPKCGGHDRFRLLDENDGALICNQCFREKNGDGIAAAQWFLGCNFQDAITRIADYLGIAPEAKSTRKKADPEEHLEFLDWNDGLANYWCQFVKPGVTLEGLRRIGAERVRYRNQYICLAIPVYGEKLLAAKPVGWCLYPMSCDKLPVYSKGKGQPTWEKVKLTAGSGRGVVGKFTAENIGQASTIYKVEGVTDLLTILSQDGLATSECPITNASGAGEKWKPWMLELLRDKELVVIHDCDKPGQDGAESLLGMSAAYVASGKNVIPPYPIKPDHGEDLRDWFGSSGNLEVLRRWAAEAKTVDADKIDFDDGTEADDDPFRIARWIVRKKFTVDGVQTLVNWREEWFLWEGKRYRNISRHEFESDLCGWVKEEIDRIYQQNGDREKKKIKVTRNLISNVMAAVRHHAKISEQIEIGSWYDGRRWEKRNLVALENGILDVDKVLAEEDGEFSPHSPHWFSPVCLPYAYNPDATCPTWLAFLQKNLEGDRQRINLLQEWAGYLLTPDTSRQKFLLLEGEGANGKSVYLAGLQAMLGEENVSHVPLELFGERFQLTATLGKLANVAADCGEIDRVAEGHLKTFTSGDVIQFDRKNRDPISALPTARLMVATNNRPRFNDKSDGVWRRMMLVPWLYQVPEHERVNGMDRTQWWKDRGELPGMLAWAILGLRRLRAQNGFTTSQVGSNAIEDYKLESNPARAYLFEVLVADENSDVESDEIYASYKKYCEQNGYKPFGNRIFFKEFNRAFPNTQRVRLSHEGRPWAYRGVRFESQQPNGQYDTGELY